A stretch of Elusimicrobiota bacterium DNA encodes these proteins:
- the nusG gene encoding transcription termination/antitermination protein NusG has product MSRGWFVVRTRSEYEKKVKQSLEKTIANLALGEKIFKVVVPYEEVVELRRNKKYVKNRPYFTGYVFVDMDLDQDTYWVVKNTSGVSGFLGGTTPIPLPEDEIQNLIGIIERPAQVKPAISFEKDETVRIIDGPFVHFMGVVEEINEEKGKLKVMVTIFGRSTPVELNFFQVEKI; this is encoded by the coding sequence AAACAATCACTTGAAAAAACTATAGCCAATTTAGCGTTAGGTGAAAAGATATTCAAAGTAGTCGTGCCCTACGAAGAAGTTGTCGAACTGCGCAGAAACAAAAAATATGTCAAAAACAGGCCGTATTTTACGGGCTATGTTTTTGTCGACATGGATTTAGACCAGGATACTTACTGGGTTGTCAAAAATACTTCGGGCGTAAGCGGTTTTCTTGGAGGAACGACGCCCATCCCTTTGCCGGAAGATGAAATACAAAATTTAATCGGAATTATAGAAAGGCCTGCCCAGGTAAAACCTGCAATAAGTTTTGAGAAAGATGAAACTGTAAGGATCATTGACGGCCCATTTGTGCATTTTATGGGTGTTGTGGAAGAGATCAATGAAGAAAAGGGCAAATTGAAAGTTATGGTTACAATTTTTGGCCGTTCCACTCCTGTTGAATTAAATTTCTTCCAGGTAGAAAAAATTTAA
- the rplK gene encoding 50S ribosomal protein L11 — MAKKVKTQIKLQIPAGAANPAPPVGPALGQHGVNIMEFCNQFNTRTKAMEAGMVIPAVITIFDDRAFTFILKMPPVSALLKKAVGIAKASGTPNKIKVGKISKKQVQEIAKQKMPDLNANDIEAAMNIVEGTARSMGIEIE, encoded by the coding sequence ATGGCAAAAAAAGTAAAAACGCAGATTAAACTACAGATACCGGCCGGCGCAGCAAATCCGGCGCCTCCGGTAGGCCCCGCATTAGGTCAGCACGGTGTTAATATAATGGAATTCTGTAATCAATTTAACACAAGAACAAAGGCGATGGAAGCAGGCATGGTTATTCCTGCAGTTATCACAATTTTTGACGACAGGGCTTTCACTTTTATCCTTAAGATGCCTCCGGTTTCTGCATTGCTGAAAAAAGCGGTAGGGATCGCAAAAGCAAGCGGAACGCCCAATAAGATTAAGGTTGGCAAAATATCAAAAAAACAGGTTCAAGAGATTGCTAAGCAGAAAATGCCGGATTTAAACGCAAATGATATAGAAGCAGCAATGAACATAGTTGAGGGCACAGCTCGCAGCATGGGAATAGAGATAGAATAG